The following proteins come from a genomic window of Streptococcus oralis:
- a CDS encoding F0F1 ATP synthase subunit epsilon, producing MAQLTVQIVTPDGLVYDHHASFVSVRTLDGEMGILPRHENMIAVLAVDEVKVKRIDDDTHVNWIAVNGGIIEIANDIITIVADSAERARDIDISRAERAKLRAEREIEEAQDKHLIDQERRAKIALQRAINRINVGNKL from the coding sequence ATGGCTCAGTTAACTGTCCAGATCGTGACACCAGATGGCCTCGTCTATGATCACCATGCCAGCTTTGTATCGGTACGAACTCTGGATGGTGAGATGGGGATCTTGCCACGACATGAAAATATGATTGCGGTTTTAGCGGTTGATGAAGTAAAGGTAAAACGAATCGATGATGATACTCATGTGAACTGGATTGCAGTGAACGGAGGGATTATCGAGATTGCCAATGACATCATTACCATCGTAGCAGACTCAGCAGAACGAGCTCGTGATATCGATATCAGTCGTGCAGAACGTGCGAAACTTCGCGCTGAACGTGAAATCGAAGAAGCTCAAGACAAGCACTTAATCGACCAAGAACGACGCGCTAAGATTGCTCTTCAACGTGCCATTAACCGTATCAATGTCGGAAATAAACTATAA
- a CDS encoding AI-2E family transporter encodes MEHKEKHFSLSWFFKWFLDNKAITVFLVTLLLGLNIFILSKISFIFLPVLDFLGVVMLPVILSGLLYYLLNPIVDWMEKHKINRVLAISILFVIIGLFIIWGLAVAIPNLQRQVLNFAKNVPTYLEDADKVINDLVTKRLPDDFRPQLEQVLANISTEATMWASKISSQAVNWVSAFISSVSQVIVAVIIVPFMLFYLLRDGKGLRDYLTKFIPTKLKEPAGEVLSDVNKQLSNYVRGQVTVAIIVAIMFIIFFKIIGLRYAVTLGITAGILNLVPYLGSFLAMLPALVLGLIAGPVMLLKVIIVFIVEQTIEGRFVSPLILGSQLNIHPINVLFVLLTSGSMFGIWGVLLGIPVYASAKVVISAIFNWYKKVSGLYEEEGEEIKSEQ; translated from the coding sequence ATGGAACATAAAGAGAAACATTTTAGCCTATCTTGGTTTTTTAAGTGGTTTTTAGATAATAAAGCCATCACTGTATTTTTAGTAACCTTGTTACTGGGGCTAAATATTTTTATTCTAAGTAAGATTAGTTTTATCTTTTTACCAGTTTTAGATTTTCTTGGGGTTGTCATGTTGCCAGTTATTTTATCTGGTTTACTTTATTACCTCCTCAATCCGATTGTTGACTGGATGGAGAAGCACAAGATCAATCGTGTCCTTGCCATTAGTATTCTCTTTGTTATAATTGGTCTCTTTATCATTTGGGGGCTGGCGGTTGCTATTCCAAATTTGCAACGTCAAGTCTTAAATTTTGCGAAGAATGTACCGACATACCTGGAAGATGCTGATAAGGTGATCAATGACCTTGTAACCAAACGCTTGCCAGATGATTTTAGGCCGCAGTTGGAGCAGGTTCTTGCGAATATTTCTACTGAGGCGACGATGTGGGCGAGCAAAATCTCTTCCCAAGCCGTTAACTGGGTGAGCGCCTTTATCAGTAGTGTTTCTCAGGTGATTGTAGCGGTCATTATCGTACCCTTTATGCTCTTCTATCTCTTGCGTGATGGAAAAGGCTTGCGAGATTATTTGACTAAGTTTATTCCAACGAAGTTAAAAGAACCTGCGGGTGAAGTCCTATCGGATGTCAATAAACAGCTGTCAAACTACGTTAGAGGACAGGTTACAGTTGCTATTATCGTGGCAATTATGTTTATTATCTTCTTTAAGATTATTGGTCTCAGATATGCTGTGACTCTTGGTATTACCGCTGGTATTCTCAATCTAGTACCTTATCTAGGTAGTTTTCTAGCGATGTTGCCTGCTTTGGTTTTGGGCTTAATAGCGGGGCCTGTGATGCTTTTGAAAGTGATTATTGTCTTTATTGTTGAACAAACGATTGAAGGTCGCTTCGTTTCTCCGCTTATTTTAGGTAGTCAGCTAAACATCCATCCGATCAATGTCCTCTTTGTTCTTCTAACTTCAGGATCCATGTTTGGTATTTGGGGAGTCTTGCTGGGAATTCCAGTCTATGCCTCTGCTAAGGTTGTTATCTCTGCTATCTTTAACTGGTACAAAAAAGTCAGCGGTTTGTATGAAGAAGAAGGGGAGGAAATCAAGAGTGAACAGTAG
- a CDS encoding tetratricopeptide repeat protein translates to MNSSQHMLQALDEQDLSKADQYFHKALETDSSEVLYELASYLEGIGFYPQAKEIYQNIVTEFPEVNLNLASIASEDGNVEEAFAYLEEITPENDWYVSALALKADLYQLEGLTDVAREKLLEALNYSDDALLVFGLAELDSELGNYQEAIQGYAQLDNRSLYEQTGVSTYQRIGYAYAQLGKFEAATEFLEKAIELEYDDQTAFELASLYFDQEEYQKSVLYFKQIDTISPDFEGYEYGYSQALHKEHQIEEALRIAKQGLEKNPFETRLLLAASQFSYELHDPSSAEQFLLTAKEDAEDTEEIFLRLATIYMEQERFEDIIALQSQEPENLLTKWMIARSYQKIEDLDKAYELYQELSSDLKDNPEFLEQYTYLLRELGYFEEAKVQVEAYLKLVPDDVQMQELLETL, encoded by the coding sequence GTGAACAGTAGTCAACACATGCTCCAAGCTTTGGATGAACAAGATTTAAGTAAAGCGGATCAGTACTTTCACAAAGCCCTCGAAACAGATTCAAGTGAAGTTCTTTACGAACTAGCAAGCTATCTTGAGGGAATTGGCTTTTATCCTCAAGCAAAAGAAATTTACCAAAATATCGTTACAGAATTTCCAGAAGTGAATCTGAATTTAGCTAGCATTGCTAGCGAGGATGGCAATGTTGAGGAAGCCTTTGCTTACCTTGAGGAAATCACACCTGAAAATGACTGGTATGTATCGGCCTTGGCCTTGAAGGCAGACCTCTATCAGTTGGAAGGATTGACAGATGTAGCGCGTGAAAAGTTATTGGAAGCCCTAAATTACTCAGATGACGCCTTATTAGTTTTTGGTTTGGCTGAGTTGGATAGTGAGTTAGGAAATTATCAGGAAGCCATTCAGGGCTATGCTCAATTAGACAATCGCTCCCTCTATGAGCAAACGGGTGTTTCAACCTATCAGAGAATCGGCTACGCTTATGCTCAGTTAGGCAAGTTTGAAGCTGCAACTGAATTCTTAGAAAAAGCTATAGAACTAGAATACGATGACCAAACTGCCTTTGAACTGGCTAGTCTTTACTTTGACCAAGAAGAGTATCAAAAATCTGTCCTTTACTTTAAGCAGATTGATACCATTTCACCGGATTTTGAAGGATATGAGTATGGTTATAGTCAAGCCTTGCACAAGGAACATCAGATAGAAGAAGCTCTCCGTATTGCTAAACAGGGATTGGAGAAAAATCCGTTTGAGACCCGGCTCTTGCTAGCTGCTTCTCAGTTCTCGTATGAATTGCATGATCCTAGTAGCGCAGAGCAGTTTCTCCTTACTGCCAAAGAAGATGCAGAGGATACAGAAGAAATTTTCCTTCGCCTTGCGACCATTTATATGGAACAAGAACGGTTTGAGGACATTATCGCTCTCCAAAGTCAAGAACCTGAAAACCTCCTGACCAAGTGGATGATTGCACGCTCTTACCAGAAAATCGAGGATTTAGATAAGGCTTATGAGCTCTATCAAGAACTGTCATCTGACCTCAAGGACAATCCAGAGTTTCTGGAGCAATATACTTATCTCTTGCGTGAATTGGGATATTTTGAAGAAGCCAAAGTGC
- the atpA gene encoding F0F1 ATP synthase subunit alpha — MAINAQEISALIKQQIENFKPNFDVTETGVVTYIGDGIARAHGLENAMSGELLIFENGSYGMAQNLESTDVGIIILGDFTDIREGDTIRRTGKIMEVPVGDNLIGRVVDPLGRPVDGLGEIHTDKTRPVEAPAPGVMERKSVSEPLQTGLKAIDALVPIGRGQRELIIGDRQTGKTTIAIDTILNQKGQDMICIYVAIGQKESTVRTQVETLRQYGALDYTIVVTASASQPSPLLFLAPYAGVAMAEEFMYQGKHVLIVYDDLSKQAVAYRELSLLLRRPPGREAFPGDVFYLHSRLLERSAKVSDELGGGSITALPFIETQAGDISAYIATNVISITDGQIFLGDGLFNAGIRPAIDAGSSVSRVGGSAQIKAMKKVAGTLRIDLASYRELEAFTKFGSDLDAATQAKLNRGRRTVEVLKQPVHKPLPVEKQVTILYALTHGFLDTVPVNDIVRFEEEFHTFFDAQHPEILETIRETKDLPEEAVLDAAITEFLNQSSFQ; from the coding sequence TTGGCAATTAACGCACAAGAAATCAGCGCTTTAATTAAGCAACAAATTGAAAATTTCAAACCCAATTTTGATGTGACTGAAACTGGTGTTGTAACCTATATCGGGGACGGAATCGCACGTGCCCACGGCCTTGAAAATGCCATGAGTGGAGAGCTCTTGATTTTTGAAAATGGCTCTTATGGTATGGCGCAAAACTTGGAGTCTACAGATGTTGGGATTATCATTTTAGGTGACTTTACGGATATCCGTGAAGGGGATACAATCCGCCGTACAGGTAAAATCATGGAAGTCCCAGTTGGTGATAATTTGATTGGACGTGTTGTGGATCCACTTGGTCGTCCAGTTGATGGTCTTGGAGAAATCCATACTGACAAGACTCGTCCAGTAGAAGCACCAGCTCCTGGTGTTATGGAGCGTAAGTCTGTATCAGAACCATTGCAAACAGGTTTGAAAGCTATTGACGCCCTTGTACCGATTGGTCGTGGTCAGCGTGAGTTGATCATCGGTGACCGTCAGACTGGGAAAACAACCATTGCGATTGATACCATCTTGAACCAAAAAGGTCAAGATATGATCTGTATCTATGTTGCAATTGGGCAAAAAGAATCAACCGTTCGTACACAAGTAGAAACACTTCGTCAGTACGGTGCCTTGGACTACACAATCGTTGTGACTGCCTCAGCATCACAGCCATCTCCATTGCTCTTCCTAGCTCCTTATGCTGGGGTTGCTATGGCTGAAGAGTTTATGTACCAAGGCAAGCATGTTTTGATCGTTTATGATGATCTTTCAAAACAAGCGGTAGCTTATCGTGAACTTTCTCTCTTGCTTCGTCGTCCTCCAGGTCGTGAAGCCTTCCCAGGGGATGTTTTCTACCTCCACAGTCGTTTGCTTGAACGCTCAGCTAAAGTTTCTGATGAGCTTGGTGGCGGATCAATCACAGCCCTACCATTTATCGAGACACAAGCAGGAGATATCTCAGCCTATATCGCAACCAACGTAATTTCAATTACAGATGGGCAAATCTTCCTTGGAGATGGTCTCTTTAATGCAGGGATTCGTCCAGCTATTGATGCGGGTTCATCTGTATCTCGTGTAGGTGGTTCCGCTCAAATCAAAGCCATGAAGAAAGTAGCTGGTACGCTTCGTATCGACCTTGCTTCATACCGTGAACTAGAGGCCTTCACTAAGTTTGGTTCTGATTTGGACGCGGCAACACAGGCTAAGTTGAATCGTGGTCGTCGTACGGTAGAAGTATTGAAACAACCAGTTCACAAACCATTGCCTGTTGAGAAACAAGTTACCATCCTGTATGCTTTGACACATGGTTTCTTGGATACAGTTCCAGTGAATGACATTGTTCGTTTTGAGGAAGAGTTCCATACTTTCTTTGATGCGCAACATCCAGAGATTTTGGAAACCATTCGTGAAACAAAAGACTTGCCAGAAGAAGCAGTCTTGGATGCTGCGATTACAGAGTTTCTCAATCAATCCAGCTTCCAATAA
- a CDS encoding lactonase family protein, which translates to MKETVYFGTYTRRSSKGIYKADFDTETGQLANLELFAAEPSPTYLAFDQQQHLYTVGSQDGLGGIAAYKTDGALLNHVVEEGAPHCYVAVDEKRGLVYGANYHKGQVLVYQRQADGSLIQTDLDQHSGQGPHENQTSPHVHFTDLTPDQYLVTCDLGTDEVTTYDVSQEGKLSKLYTYHSQAGAGARHIVFHHHYKIAYLICELNSTIEVLIYDGVGEFERMQVISTLPDGYEDFNATAAIRLSKDGKYLYASNRGHDSIAVYTILADGSLELLEIVPTHGQNPRDFDLTPNQEFLIAVHQDSDNATVFKRNPETGRLAELSNDFHVPEAVCINFPH; encoded by the coding sequence ATGAAAGAAACTGTTTATTTTGGAACTTATACTCGTCGCTCATCTAAAGGGATTTACAAGGCAGATTTTGATACAGAAACAGGCCAGCTTGCAAATCTTGAACTCTTTGCTGCTGAACCAAGTCCAACCTACCTTGCCTTTGACCAACAGCAACACTTATACACTGTAGGGAGCCAGGATGGCTTAGGTGGAATCGCTGCATATAAGACAGATGGCGCTTTGCTAAATCATGTTGTTGAAGAAGGCGCTCCCCATTGTTATGTGGCAGTGGATGAAAAGCGTGGTCTAGTTTATGGGGCCAACTACCACAAAGGTCAAGTTCTGGTTTATCAGCGCCAAGCAGATGGTAGCCTCATCCAAACGGATCTAGATCAGCATAGTGGACAAGGTCCTCATGAAAACCAAACTTCCCCACATGTACACTTTACAGATCTAACACCTGACCAGTACCTCGTCACCTGTGATCTAGGAACAGATGAGGTAACAACCTATGATGTTAGTCAAGAAGGAAAACTAAGTAAACTCTACACTTATCACAGCCAAGCTGGAGCAGGTGCTCGCCACATCGTTTTCCACCACCACTATAAGATTGCCTATCTCATCTGCGAACTTAATAGCACTATAGAGGTCTTGATTTATGATGGTGTTGGTGAATTTGAACGCATGCAAGTCATTTCAACCTTACCAGATGGATACGAGGACTTCAATGCTACTGCTGCTATTCGTCTTTCAAAAGATGGTAAATACCTTTATGCATCAAACCGAGGCCATGATTCCATTGCAGTCTATACGATCCTCGCTGATGGCAGTCTGGAATTATTAGAAATCGTACCAACACACGGACAAAATCCACGTGATTTCGACCTAACTCCTAATCAAGAGTTTCTCATTGCTGTTCATCAAGATTCTGATAATGCAACCGTCTTTAAGCGTAATCCTGAAACTGGCCGTCTTGCAGAACTTTCTAACGACTTCCATGTTCCTGAAGCAGTTTGCATCAACTTCCCACATTAA
- the atpD gene encoding F0F1 ATP synthase subunit beta, which translates to MSSGKIAQVIGPVVDVLFAAGEPLPEINNALVVYKNDERKTKIVLEVALELGDGMVRTIAMESTDGLTRGMEVLDTGRPISVPVGKETLGRVFNVLGDTIDLDAPFTEDAERQPIHKKAPTFDELSTSSEILETGIKVIDLLAPYLKGGKVGLFGGAGVGKTVLIQELIHNIAQEHGGISVFTGVGERTREGNDLYWEMKESGVIEKTAMVFGQMNEPPGARMRVALTGLTIAEYFRDVEGQDVLLFIDNIFRFTQAGSEVSALLGRMPSAVGYQPTLATEMGQLQERITSTKKGSVTSIQAIYVPADDYTDPAPATAFAHLDSTTNLERKLVQLGIYPAVDPLASSSRALAPEIVGEEHYAVAAEVKRVLQRYHELQDIIAILGMDELSDEEKTLVARARRIQFFLSQNFNVAEQFTGQPGSYVPVAETVRGFKEILDGKHDHLPEDAFRGVGSIEDVIAKAEKMGF; encoded by the coding sequence ATGAGTTCAGGTAAAATTGCTCAGGTTATCGGACCCGTTGTAGACGTCTTGTTTGCAGCAGGGGAACCACTTCCTGAGATTAACAATGCACTTGTCGTCTACAAAAATGACGAAAGAAAAACAAAAATCGTCCTTGAAGTAGCCTTGGAGTTGGGTGATGGTATGGTTCGTACGATCGCCATGGAATCAACAGATGGTTTGACTCGTGGAATGGAAGTTTTGGACACAGGTCGTCCAATCTCTGTACCAGTGGGTAAAGAAACTTTGGGACGTGTCTTCAATGTTTTGGGAGATACCATTGACTTGGATGCTCCTTTCACTGAAGACGCTGAGCGTCAGCCAATTCATAAGAAAGCTCCAACTTTTGATGAATTGTCTACCTCATCTGAAATCTTGGAAACAGGGATTAAGGTTATCGACCTTCTTGCCCCTTACCTTAAAGGTGGGAAAGTTGGACTCTTTGGTGGTGCCGGAGTTGGTAAAACTGTCTTGATCCAAGAATTGATTCACAACATTGCTCAAGAACATGGTGGTATTTCAGTATTTACCGGTGTTGGAGAACGTACTCGTGAGGGGAACGACCTTTACTGGGAAATGAAAGAATCAGGTGTTATCGAGAAAACCGCCATGGTATTTGGTCAGATGAATGAGCCACCAGGAGCACGTATGCGTGTTGCTCTTACTGGTTTGACAATCGCCGAATACTTCCGTGATGTAGAAGGCCAGGACGTTCTTCTCTTTATTGACAATATCTTCCGTTTCACTCAGGCTGGTTCTGAAGTATCTGCCCTTTTGGGTCGTATGCCATCAGCCGTTGGTTACCAACCAACACTTGCTACGGAAATGGGTCAATTGCAAGAACGTATCACATCAACTAAGAAAGGTTCTGTAACCTCTATCCAGGCTATCTATGTGCCAGCGGATGACTATACTGACCCTGCGCCAGCAACAGCCTTCGCTCACTTGGATTCAACGACCAACTTGGAGCGTAAGTTGGTACAGTTGGGTATCTATCCAGCCGTTGATCCGTTGGCTTCAAGCTCTCGTGCCTTGGCACCTGAGATTGTCGGAGAAGAGCACTATGCAGTTGCTGCTGAAGTCAAACGTGTCCTTCAACGTTACCATGAATTGCAAGATATCATTGCCATCCTTGGTATGGATGAGCTTTCTGATGAAGAAAAGACCTTGGTTGCGCGTGCTCGTCGTATCCAGTTCTTCTTGTCACAAAACTTCAACGTTGCGGAGCAATTTACTGGCCAACCTGGTTCTTATGTACCAGTAGCAGAAACAGTTCGTGGTTTCAAGGAAATCCTTGATGGTAAACATGACCACTTGCCAGAAGATGCCTTCCGTGGAGTTGGTTCAATTGAAGACGTCATTGCCAAGGCAGAGAAAATGGGATTTTAA
- a CDS encoding F0F1 ATP synthase subunit gamma: protein MAVSLNDIKTKIASTKNTSQITNAMQMVSAAKLGRSEEAARNFQVYAQKVRKLLTDILHGNGSGGSTNPMLISRPVKKTGYIVITSDRGLVGGYNASILKAVMELKEEYHPNGDDFEVICIGGMGADFFKARGIQPIYELRGLADQPSFDEVRKIISKTIEMYQNELFDELYVCYNHHVNTLTSQMRVEQMLPIVDLDPNEADEEYSLTFELETSREEILEQLLPQYAESMIYGAIIDAKTAENAAGMTAMQTATDNAKKVINDLTIQYNRARQAAITQEITEIVAGASALE, encoded by the coding sequence ATGGCAGTATCTCTAAATGATATTAAAACAAAAATCGCCTCAACAAAAAATACTAGTCAAATCACTAATGCCATGCAAATGGTATCGGCTGCTAAGCTAGGTCGCTCTGAAGAAGCAGCTCGCAACTTCCAAGTTTATGCTCAGAAGGTTCGTAAGCTTTTGACGGATATTCTGCATGGTAACGGATCTGGTGGTTCTACCAATCCGATGCTCATTAGTCGTCCAGTTAAGAAAACAGGCTATATCGTTATCACTTCAGACCGTGGCTTGGTTGGGGGTTATAATGCTTCCATCCTTAAAGCTGTTATGGAGTTGAAAGAAGAATATCATCCAAATGGTGATGACTTTGAAGTCATCTGTATTGGTGGTATGGGGGCTGATTTCTTTAAGGCTCGTGGCATTCAACCAATCTATGAATTGCGGGGCTTGGCCGACCAACCAAGTTTTGATGAAGTTCGTAAAATTATTTCAAAAACGATTGAGATGTACCAAAATGAACTCTTTGATGAACTCTATGTCTGCTATAATCACCATGTCAACACCCTGACAAGCCAAATGCGTGTGGAACAAATGCTGCCGATTGTTGACTTAGATCCAAATGAAGCAGATGAAGAGTATAGCTTGACATTTGAGTTGGAAACAAGCCGAGAAGAAATTTTGGAACAATTGTTGCCACAGTATGCTGAAAGTATGATTTACGGGGCTATTATCGATGCCAAGACAGCTGAAAATGCCGCCGGTATGACAGCCATGCAAACGGCGACTGATAATGCCAAGAAGGTCATCAATGATTTGACAATCCAGTATAACCGTGCCAGACAGGCGGCGATTACACAAGAAATTACAGAAATCGTAGCGGGGGCTAGTGCCTTAGAATAA